The following proteins are co-located in the Anoplopoma fimbria isolate UVic2021 breed Golden Eagle Sablefish chromosome 18, Afim_UVic_2022, whole genome shotgun sequence genome:
- the cebpz gene encoding LOW QUALITY PROTEIN: CCAAT/enhancer-binding protein zeta (The sequence of the model RefSeq protein was modified relative to this genomic sequence to represent the inferred CDS: deleted 2 bases in 1 codon) yields the protein MAAKNNQRKRAKASRKVTFQPADKDMEAENSGGEEEEEEEGEEGGKGEKEERRRRGEEEFSLDEVLRLGGTQADYVLLAGLNDTNELIDGGKKGAIDDLEDGELEKFIVKLGVRAYAGLQAIPDEPEVDEAAAAATEAENKKNEAKKTATEEEKAQQKVKKEERQKAKKTKDAVKKKQNVNVFEFQRRQILLIKPGGKWFDLDYTAESTATPQDPSLVSQYKALAQQLFEADVALYKSKKNLQKGANSNWMKTVVSSGVLADRMAAMTVLIQDAPVHTLEHVENLVAMVKKKGSRRMGLMALDTLRELLLSNLLPEGRKLRPFAQRPFDQLEEKASGNRDARDRRLVLWYFEHHLKHHVAEFVAALDSVAHDTVAATKAKALATAHELLCGRPEQERALLGQVVNKLGDPEYKTAAKASYLLESLLYKHPNMKATVCCEVERLMFRPNISAKAQYYAVVFLSQVMLSHDEAELAAKLIAIYFSFFRSCVKKKDVESKMLSGLLSGVNRAYPYAGAGDEKVREQLDTLFKVVHLVKFNTAVQALMLLFQVMDSQQSVSDRYYVALYKKLLDPGLSSSSRQSMFLNLLYKSLKADIVLRRVKAFVKRLLQVSAEQNASFACGALFLVSEVMKAKPGLKMLLQEGGDGEEEEFKDLAEEKDDDDDEEERFVDADKLEEGAIAEPSAETEVAKPAASWVHHQNLEGGKSIQIYDPLHRNPLFCGADHTTLWELQRLAVHFHPSVSLFAKTLLQGGSIQYSGDPLQDFTLTRFLDRFVFRNPKQLKGKQNTDSAALTPKQRLPLNSLPVNCEEFLFKEESQVPVDEIFFHRFFKKRQQEKQLQNRRPRGDNESVEDVDDEEFEKMLDSVEGDSYFTDLAVDDLDFAGNVKTKKSKKGAEDSDDSDDEDMDDLDDEEVSLGSMDEEDFGDELEEEGGTFIDPDGGGDEDDDDEEVPELEDDDAFGVSDDEMEIPDITPRTKKGKRKSSEELDFSGTLDSKQGKKKKKGKKDTAIFASAEEFGSMLDENAGSKFDNIGMNAVANTDKAGLKQLKWEAHRDDWIQGRDAKTMRKKKTTFNKKRNFGRVKAFGNKKRK from the exons ATGGCGGCGAAAAACAACCAGCGTAAAAGGGCCAAAGCGAGCAGAAAAGTGACGTTTCAGCCCGCAGATAAAGACATGGAGGCTGAGAACagcggaggagaggaagaggaggaagaggagggagaggagggaggaaaaggagagaaagaagaa agaagaagaagaggagaagaggagttcAGTCTGGACGAGGTTCTCCGTCTGGGAGGAACACAG GCCGACTACGTTCTGCTCGCCGGTCTGAACGACACCAACGAGCTCATCGACGGAGGAAAGAAAGGAGCGATAGACGACCTCGAGGACGGCGAGCTTGAGAAGTTCATCGTCAAACTGGGCGTCCGAGCGTACGCCGGACTGCAGGCCATCCCGGACGAGCCCGAGGTAGACGaagccgccgccgccgccaccgaGGCGGAAAATAAGAAGAACGAAGCAAAGAAAACCgcgacagaagaagaaaaagctcaacagaaagtgaagaaggaggagagacagaaggcGAAGAAGACCAAAGACGcggtgaagaagaaacagaacgTGAACGTGTTTGAGTTCCAGCGGCGGCAGATTCTGCTCATCAAACCCGGGGGGAAGTGGTTCGACCTGGACTACACCGCCGAGAGCACCGCCACCCCGCAGGATCCCTCACTGGTCTCCCAGTACAAGGCGCTCGCCCAGCAGCTGTTCGAGGCCGACGTGGCGCTCTACAAGAGCAAGAAGAACCTGCAGAAGGGCGCCAACTCCAACTGGATGAAGACGGTCGTGTCCTCCGGCGTGCTGGCCGACAGGATGGCGGCCATGACGGTGCTGATCCAGGACGCGCCTGTGCACACGCTGGAGCACGTGGAGAACCTGGTCGCCATGGTGAAGAAGAAGGGCAGCCGGCGGATGGGTCTGATGGCTCTGGACACGCTGcgggagctgctgctgtccaACCTGCTGCCCGAGGGCAGGAAGCTCCGCCCCTTCGCCCAGCGGCCGTTCgaccagctggaggagaaagCCAGCGGCAACCGCGACGCCCGCGACCGCCGCCTCGTCCTCTGGTACTTCGAGCACCACCTGAAGCACCACGTGGCCGAGTTCGTGGCGGCGCTGGACTCGGTGGCCCACGACACGGTGGCGGCCACCAAGGCGAAGGCGCTCGCCACCGCCCACGAGCTGCTGTGCGGACGCCCGGAGCAGGAGCGGGCGCTGCTCGGCCAGGTCGTCAACAAGCTGGGCGACCCCGAGTACAAGACGGCGGCCAAGGCGTCCTACCTGCTGGAGTCGCTGCTGTACAAGCACCCCAACATGAAGGCGACGGTGTGCTGCGAGGTGGAGCGGCTCATGTTCCGGCCCAACATCAGCGCCAAGGCGCAGTACTACGCCGTCGTCTTCCTCAGCCAGGTGATGCTGAGCCACGACGAGGCCGAGCTCGCCGCCAAGCTCATCGCCATCTACTTCTCCTTCTTCCGCTCCTGCGTCAAGAAGAAGGACGTGGAGTCCAAGATGCTGAGCGGGCTGCTGTCGGGCGTGAACAGAGCGTATCCCTACGCCGGCGCCGGAGACGAGAAGGTTCGGGAGCAGCTGGACACGCTGTTCAAGGTGGTTCACCTGGTGAAGTTCAACACGGCGGTGCAGGCGCTCATGCTGCTCTTCCAGGTGATGGACTCCCAGCAGAGCGTCTCCGACCGCTACTACGTCGCTCTCTACAA GAAGTTGCTGGACCCCGGTTTGTCGTCGTCCTCCCGTCAGAGTATGTTCCTCAACCTTCTCTACAAGTCTCTGAAGGCCGACATCGTTCTGCGTCGGGTCAAAGCCTTCGTGAAGCGGCTGCTGCAGGTCAGCGCTGAGCAGAACGCCAGCTTCGCCTGCGGGGCGCTCTTCCTGGTGTCGGAGGTCATGAAGGCCAAACCGGGCCTGAagatgctgctgcaggaagGCGGG gacggagaggaggaggagttcaaAGACCTCGCTGAAgaaaaagatgatgatgatgatgaagaggagcgTTTTGTGGACGCCGACAAACTGGAGGAAGGAGCGATAGCAGAACCGAGTGCAGAGACAGAGGTGGCAAAGCCCGCTGCATCATGGGTACATCACCAGAACCTGGAAG gaGGGAAGAGCATTCAGATCTACGACCCGCTGCACAGAAACCCGTTGTTCTGCGGCGCCGACCACACGACTCTATGGGAACTACAGAGg CTCGCCGTGCACTTTCACCCCTCAGTGTCGCTGTTTGCAAAAACCCTCCTGCAG GGCGGGTCCATCCAGTACTCCGGAGACCCTCTGCAGGACTTCACCCTCACCAGGTTCTTGGACCGGTTCGTCTTCAGAAACCCCAAACAGCTGAAGGGGAAAC aaaACACAGACTCTGCAGCTCTGACGCCCAAACAGAGGTTACCTCTCAACTCTTTACCAG tgAACTGTGAGGAGTTTCTGTTCAAAGAAGAGAGTCAGGTCCCCGTCGATGAAATCTTCTTCCATCG tttcttCAAGAAGCGTCAGCAGGAGAAGCAGCTTCAGAATCGTCGTCCTCGAGGAGACAACGAGAGCGTTGAGGACGTCGACGACGAAGAGTTTGAGAAAATGCTCG ATTCCGTTGAGGGAGACTCGTACTTCACCGACTTGGCGGTCGATGATCTGGACTTTGCAGG TAACGTGAAGACTAAAAAGAGTAAGAAAGGCGCCGAAGACTCGGACGACTCTGACGACGAGGACATGGACGACCTGGACGACGAGGAGGTGTCTCTGGGCAGCATGGACGAGGAAGACTTCGGAGacgagctggaggaggaaggagggacgTTCATTGATCCTGATGGAGGcggagatgaagatgatgatgatgaagaag TTCCAGAGTTGGAGGATGACGACGCATTCGGTG tttcaGACGATGAGATGGAAATTCCAGACATCACTCCTCGTACCAAGAAGGGGAAAAGGAAATCTTCCGAGGAGCTCGACTTCTCTGGGACTTTAG ATTCCAAacaggggaagaagaagaagaaaggaaagaaagataCCGCCATTTTTGCTTCTGCTGAAGAG tttggttCAATGTTGGATGAGAACGCCGGCTCCAAGTTTGATAACATTGGAATGAACGCGGTGGCCAACACTGACAAAGCAG GCCTGAAACAGTTGAAGTGGGAAGCCCATCGAGACGACTGGATCCAAGGCCGCGATGCCAAAACGATGCGCAAGAAGAAGACCACGTTCAACAAAAAGAGGAACTTCGGTCGAGTCAAGGCATTCGGGAACAAGAAGAGGAAGTAG
- the ndufaf7 gene encoding protein arginine methyltransferase NDUFAF7, mitochondrial — MNINTRMRVCFGVKTHQLISRVFCHQVRCRASQSRLCCSSPPDEEKPRPSMLRHLTSKIKATGPITVAEYMREVLTNPVTGYYVRNNMLGPDGDFITSPEISQIFGELLGVWIISEWMGAGRPKQLQLVELGPGKGSLAGDVLRVFSQLRSVVGEASLSLHLVEVSPVLSRLQAQNLTGSRSREAEAEDEPVYRRGETAAGLPVSWYRRLEDVPTGFSIFLAHEFFDALPIHKFQRTQKGWREVMVDIDPEKTEQLRFVVAPSPTLASSTLVQADERRGHVEVCADGGVVVQQMARRIEEDGGAALIADYGHDGTKTDTFRGFKGHQLHDVLSSPGSADLTADVDFSFLRRMVGGVVTCVGPVTQRTFLKNMGIDSRMQVLLRSCSDASTRKQLIGSYDMLTNPDKMGDRFHFFGLLHHSRLSKPTRAEGLKLEKKSPAPLPVAGFTELSFS; from the exons atgaatataaacacCAGAATGAGGGTTTGTTTTGGGGTTAAAACACATCAGCTGATCAGCAGAGTCTTCTGTCATCAAG tgAGATGTCGAGCCTCTCAGTCCaggctctgctgcagctctccaCCAGATGAGGAGAAGCCTCGACCCTCCATGCTGAGACACCTgacctccaaaataaaagccacagGTCCCATCACGGTGGCGGAGTACATGAGGGAGGTTCTCACCAACCCAGTGACG ggtTACTATGTGAGGAACAACATGTTGGGACCGGACGGAGATTTCATCACGTCACCAGAAATCAGCCAGATCTTTGGAGAG CTGCTGGGCGTGTGGATCATCAGTGAGTGGATGGGAGCCGGTCGACCCAAACAGCTGCAGCTGGTGGAGCTCGGACCGGGGAAAGGATCGTTAGCCGGAGACGTCCTCAGA GTGTTCAGTCAGTTGCGGTCGGTGGTGGGTGAAGCCTCGCTGTCTCTCCACCTGGTGGAGGTGAGTCCGGTTCTGAGTCGTCTTCAGGCCCAGAATCTGACCGGCAGCCGCAGCAGAGAGGCGGAGGCCGAGGACGAGCCGGTGTACCGCCGCGGGGAAACCGCCGCCGGGCTGCCGGTGTCCTGGTACCGCCGCTTAGAGGACGTCCCCACAG gaTTCAGCATCTTTCTCGCTCACGAGTTCTTTGACGCTCTGCCGATCCACAAATTTCAG aGGACGCAGAAAGGCTGGAGGGAGGTGATGGTGGACATCGACCCGGAGAAGACGGAGCAGCTGAGGTTCGTGGTGGCGCCGTCTCCGACTCTGGCCTCGTCCACGCTCGTACAG gcgGATGAAAGGCGGGGTCACGTGGAGGTTTGTGCGGACGGCGGCGTGGTCGTCCAGCAGATGGCCCGGCGGATCGAGGAGGACGGCGGCGCGGCGCTGATCGCCGACTACGGACACGACGGAACCAAGACGGACACGTtcaga GGTTTTAAAGGTCACCAGCTCCACGAcgtcctctcctcccccggctcgGCCGACCTCACCGCTGACGTGGATTTCAGCTTCCTGCGGCGGATGGTCGGAGGGGTCGTGACCTGTGTGGGACCCGTCACCCAGAGGACGTTCCTGAAAAACATGGGCATCGACTCCCGAATGCAG GTTCTGCTGAGGAGCTGCAGCGACGCCTCCACCAGGAAGCAGCTGATCGGCAGCTACGACATGCTGACCAACCCGGACAAGATGGGCGACCGCTTCCACTTCTTCGGCCTGCTGCACCACAGCCGGCTGTCCAAACCCACGAGAGCCGAGGGGCTGAAGCTGGAGAAGAAGAGCCCGGCGCCGCTGCCTGTGGCCGGGTTCACCGAGCTCAGCTTCTCATGA